A window of Bacillus toyonensis BCT-7112 genomic DNA:
TTACAAGCTGTTCCCATACCGGCTTATCGTGATAAAATTCAATTGCACGGCGAACCGTATACAACATGTCATGTGCATTGAAGTTCGTAAAACTGAAACCATTTCCTTCTCCTGTTTCTTCATCATAAGATTGTACAGTATCGTTTAATCCACCTGTTTCTCTTACAATCGGAATCGTACCGTACGCTAATGCGATAAGTTGTCCAAGTCCACACGGTTCAAACAGTGACGGCATTAAAAATAGATCGCTTCCCGCATACACTTGATGCGCAAGCTCCTCATTAAATCCGATATATACCTTCACCTTCTCTGGATACTCATATGCCATCCATTCAAAGAACTGCTCGTATTCTGAATCACCGGATCCTAAAATAATACATTGTACATCTTCTTCCATTATTTCACGGAATACAGTACGTACTAAATCAAGACCTTTTTGTTTCGTTAATCTCGTGACCATTGCAATAATTGGTGTATCCTCTTTTTCTGGCAAACCAAAATAACGCTGCAATGCACGTTTATTTTCATTTTTTTCATATAATGACTCTGCATCATACTGAGCTGTAATATACGAGTCCGTTTCTGGGTTATATACGCTCGTGTCAATTCCATTTACAATGCCACTCAGCTTATCATTATATTTTCGTAGCAATCCATCTAATTTCTCACCGAAAAACTCATATTGTATTTCTTCTTTATATGTCGGGCTAACCGCTGTAATTTGATCAGAAGCGATAATACCGCCTTTCATAAAGTTCACATTTCCATAAAACTCTAGCTGCTCACTATGAAAATATTCATCACCAAGCTCTAACAGGTCGTACATCACTTCAGGAGAAAATACACCTTGGAACTGCAGGTTATGAATTGTATATACCGTTTTAATACGCTCATATAATGGGTTGTCTTGATACTTTTCGCGAAGTAAGAAATTAACCATAGCGGTATGCCAATCATGGCTATGAAGAACATCCACTTCAAAATCAAGATGCGGAATACACTCTAAAACTGCCTTCGAAAAATAAGAAAAACGCTCTCCGTCATCATAATGACCGTACAAAGAATCCCTCTTAAAATAATATTCATTGTCTATTAAATAATACGTAATCCCGTCTTGCTCACCTTTTAAAATTCCGCAATATTGATTTCTCCAGCCAAGAGGAACGTTAATTACTTTATGAAGCGTACATCCATCTCTTAATTTTTGCGGAATAAGACTATAATTCGGAAGTATAATACGTACATTCACACCTAATTTTTTAAGCTCTTTTGGGAGCGCACCTGCTACATCAGCTAATCCTCCCGATTTAACAAACGGTACACATTCTGATACTGCAAATAAAATATTCACTTGTTGTCCCACTGCTCGAAAAGCATATATTACTCTTCTTGCAGCTTCCTCCCTTCGAGTTTTCATTTAAATTAAAACTTTAATCAGTGGAGGAAAGCCCCCCACTGATTCTTCAAGAATAACTATTAATCGTACTGTTTTGAATGCTTCCTTTTTCTACAACGTACGGCTCATCGGTGTTTCCTTTTAAAACGACACCGTCACCAATTTTCACGTCTTTATCAATAATAACACCGTCTATTATACAGTTATCTCCAATTTGGCTCTTTTGCATAATAATACTATTACGAACAATTGAACCTTTTCCAATTTTAACAGAACGGGAAACAACACTGTTTTCTACTTCCCCTTCAATAATACTGCCATTTGCAATCATTGTATTTTTCACGACTGCACCCTTTAGGTAACGAGTTGGTGGCTCATCTTTTACTTTCGTAAAAATCGGTGCTTCTTTCTTAAATAATTGCTTCCAAATAGCAGGTTGCAAAATTTCTAAGCTATGTTTATAGTAACTTTCAATCGAGTCAATAATAGCTACATATCCTGTATGCTCATACGTAGCAATATGCAGTGATTTTCCGCGCTTTTCTCTCACTACATCAAATAAACTGTATTGCTCCACATCTTTATATGTCTCAAATAAATCTAACAATAATTGTTTCTTTAACACGTATGTTTGAAGCGAAACCCCTTCATGGCAAACTTCAGTAATATCAGCTGCCGTATGTATATGCCGCTCTAACACCGCCTGGAAATTTAATGCTGTTACGAGATGGCTATTCGTAATAA
This region includes:
- the glgA gene encoding glycogen synthase GlgA → MNILFAVSECVPFVKSGGLADVAGALPKELKKLGVNVRIILPNYSLIPQKLRDGCTLHKVINVPLGWRNQYCGILKGEQDGITYYLIDNEYYFKRDSLYGHYDDGERFSYFSKAVLECIPHLDFEVDVLHSHDWHTAMVNFLLREKYQDNPLYERIKTVYTIHNLQFQGVFSPEVMYDLLELGDEYFHSEQLEFYGNVNFMKGGIIASDQITAVSPTYKEEIQYEFFGEKLDGLLRKYNDKLSGIVNGIDTSVYNPETDSYITAQYDAESLYEKNENKRALQRYFGLPEKEDTPIIAMVTRLTKQKGLDLVRTVFREIMEEDVQCIILGSGDSEYEQFFEWMAYEYPEKVKVYIGFNEELAHQVYAGSDLFLMPSLFEPCGLGQLIALAYGTIPIVRETGGLNDTVQSYDEETGEGNGFSFTNFNAHDMLYTVRRAIEFYHDKPVWEQLVTQAMTEDYSWEKSALAYKKLYKSLME
- the glgD gene encoding glucose-1-phosphate adenylyltransferase subunit GlgD — protein: MGEKMLGIINATGSFTSLQKVTGHRSLAALPFGGRYRLIDFMLSNMVNSNIHSVAVFTSHKNRSLMDHVGSGKQWDLDRKRDGLFLFPPNCQCDQDEFGSFAHFRRHIDYFLRSREEYVVITNSHLVTALNFQAVLERHIHTAADITEVCHEGVSLQTYVLKKQLLLDLFETYKDVEQYSLFDVVREKRGKSLHIATYEHTGYVAIIDSIESYYKHSLEILQPAIWKQLFKKEAPIFTKVKDEPPTRYLKGAVVKNTMIANGSIIEGEVENSVVSRSVKIGKGSIVRNSIIMQKSQIGDNCIIDGVIIDKDVKIGDGVVLKGNTDEPYVVEKGSIQNSTINSYS